One Haladaptatus sp. R4 DNA window includes the following coding sequences:
- the trmB gene encoding HTH-type sugar sensing transcriptional regulator TrmB: MSSDDLYLTLERVGERFSLGEYEIDAYLTVLEHGRLTASEIAEHTDIPQPRVYDTVRSLSDRGLVELRESRPMKVIAIDPEEAFSDVQSSLSDMITELEDRYTAPARDTEAVSLVKSRSTILRYLEDVIESAEYELALSLTPDLLDRFEDDLKAEIDDGVSIELLITPASEARDPEEYDYSAVATTVRARRGITTPVIAVADGEYSMYATQDALRDDRDRYGVIFNRSALGFLVSGFFGTVLWTTAERTLSEDAESRTFPRRYASIRRCVKEIQGLEGDFYATIKGRDIESGHDRVVRGKVVGLSFEGGERVAGMSVETESGVVTVGGQVAALEDIEAHEIRIGTDEPPEYER; encoded by the coding sequence ATGAGCTCCGACGACCTCTATCTGACCCTCGAACGAGTCGGAGAACGGTTCAGCTTGGGGGAGTACGAAATCGATGCGTACCTCACGGTACTCGAACACGGACGACTGACCGCGAGCGAAATCGCGGAACACACCGACATCCCGCAACCGCGGGTGTACGACACCGTCCGAAGTTTGAGCGACCGGGGACTGGTCGAACTTCGTGAATCCCGGCCGATGAAGGTCATCGCCATCGACCCCGAGGAAGCCTTCTCCGACGTCCAATCGTCGCTCAGCGACATGATAACCGAACTCGAAGACCGCTACACGGCACCGGCGCGGGACACCGAAGCCGTCTCGCTGGTCAAATCGCGTTCGACCATCCTGCGCTACCTCGAAGACGTCATCGAATCCGCGGAGTACGAACTCGCGCTGTCGCTGACGCCCGACCTCCTCGACCGGTTCGAGGACGACCTGAAAGCCGAAATCGACGACGGGGTGAGCATCGAGTTGCTCATCACGCCCGCGTCCGAAGCGCGCGACCCGGAGGAGTACGACTACAGTGCCGTGGCGACGACCGTTCGTGCCCGCCGTGGTATCACGACGCCCGTCATCGCGGTCGCCGACGGGGAGTACTCGATGTACGCCACGCAGGACGCCCTGCGCGACGACCGCGACCGCTACGGCGTCATCTTCAACCGCTCGGCGCTGGGATTCCTCGTGTCCGGGTTCTTCGGGACGGTCCTCTGGACGACGGCCGAACGAACCCTCTCGGAGGACGCCGAGAGCCGAACGTTCCCGCGACGCTACGCGTCCATCCGTCGGTGTGTCAAGGAAATTCAGGGATTGGAAGGCGACTTTTACGCGACCATCAAGGGGCGGGACATCGAATCCGGTCACGACCGTGTCGTCCGCGGAAAAGTCGTCGGCCTCTCCTTCGAAGGCGGCGAACGCGTCGCCGGGATGTCCGTCGAGACGGAGAGCGGCGTCGTCACCGTGGGTGGGCAGGTCGCCGCGCTTGAGGACATCGAGGCGCACGAAATCCGGATCGGGACGGACGAACCGCCGGAGTACGAACGTTAG
- a CDS encoding DUF6498-containing protein, translating to MSERAQSAVRRLLSLLPVLVVNLFPLVGVFSFGWTATTVVALYWVEMGIVACWSIPKSLFARRVDVVSSLRFPLLELLEKRGGKSLWRGGPPAYVRNVPFAVMQVGILLFVWLAWGLFLLAQLDVGSALSPMVLWTVVIAGFGMAVGRGIEFRREYLGEKRYAEISPRIAQQATARHMVVFMMLLFVANTAGTRTASRFAVVVIVTIKLLTELYRFRSEYVRPDSGGLLGRFFSLDTGDLPSSVSAPSGNPDERFRPDSRAVFTSCLVPGLSGLVSRAGYLAILVTLLGMLVFGWVGVAVGLVSIVPIVLGKTLSYYALRGTVEYRRYDDELVAYDYWLDEPQWRIGLDELDGSSIPRQVTSRLLGTGVIRLDWHDGNERHRERLGPFGSVNDVADGLGLSATDADQKDPDRAVFVAAIGLTLMFLAVPVAAIASGSLPLGSVVILSLLLGAPCFVVIGALLWVAVMNC from the coding sequence ATGAGCGAGCGTGCCCAGAGCGCAGTTCGGCGGTTACTCTCGTTGTTGCCCGTCCTCGTGGTGAATTTGTTTCCGCTCGTCGGCGTGTTCTCCTTCGGATGGACGGCGACCACCGTCGTCGCACTGTACTGGGTCGAGATGGGTATCGTCGCCTGTTGGTCGATACCGAAGTCGCTGTTCGCTCGGAGGGTCGATGTGGTGTCCAGCTTGCGATTTCCCCTGTTGGAGTTGCTGGAAAAGCGCGGCGGCAAGTCCCTTTGGCGGGGCGGACCGCCCGCGTACGTTCGAAATGTCCCCTTCGCGGTCATGCAGGTCGGTATCCTGCTGTTCGTTTGGCTCGCATGGGGACTGTTCCTGCTGGCGCAACTCGACGTCGGGAGCGCGCTGTCGCCAATGGTCCTGTGGACGGTGGTCATTGCCGGATTCGGAATGGCGGTCGGACGCGGTATCGAGTTTCGGCGAGAGTATCTCGGCGAGAAACGATACGCCGAGATTTCGCCACGAATCGCACAGCAAGCGACTGCCAGACACATGGTGGTGTTCATGATGTTGCTGTTCGTCGCCAACACCGCCGGAACGCGAACGGCGAGTCGTTTCGCCGTCGTCGTCATCGTCACGATAAAGCTCCTGACCGAACTGTACCGGTTCCGGTCGGAGTACGTGAGACCGGACAGCGGCGGACTGCTCGGTCGATTTTTCTCCCTCGATACGGGCGACCTGCCGTCGAGTGTCTCGGCACCGTCCGGGAACCCGGACGAGCGATTCCGTCCCGACTCCCGTGCCGTCTTCACCAGTTGTCTCGTTCCGGGGCTGTCGGGACTGGTGAGCCGCGCGGGCTACCTCGCTATCCTCGTCACCCTACTCGGGATGCTGGTTTTCGGATGGGTTGGCGTCGCGGTCGGACTCGTCTCGATTGTCCCCATCGTGCTCGGCAAAACCCTCAGTTACTACGCGCTTCGTGGGACGGTCGAATATCGTCGGTACGACGACGAACTCGTGGCGTACGACTACTGGCTGGACGAACCACAGTGGCGGATCGGTCTCGACGAACTCGATGGGTCCTCGATACCGCGACAGGTGACGAGTCGGCTCCTCGGGACGGGAGTAATCAGGCTCGATTGGCACGACGGGAACGAACGACACCGGGAGCGACTCGGACCGTTCGGGAGCGTCAACGACGTCGCGGACGGATTGGGGCTTTCCGCCACCGACGCCGACCAGAAAGACCCCGACCGCGCGGTGTTCGTGGCCGCGATTGGACTCACCCTGATGTTCCTCGCGGTTCCCGTCGCCGCAATCGCGTCCGGAAGCCTTCCGCTCGGGAGCGTCGTCATCCTTTCGCTCCTCCTCGGTGCACCCTGCTTCGTCGTTATCGGCGCGCTTCTCTGGGTCGCCGTGATGAACTGCTGA
- a CDS encoding aldo/keto reductase, producing the protein MTEMQYTKLGSTGLEVSRLCLGCMNFGSEHEWMMNDEEASLDLIDRALELGINFLDTANVYSHGESEEIVGKAIEGRNRDELVIATKVFGGMGEYPNGQGLSRKHILDQAEASLDRLGTDYIDLYQIHRWDETTPIDETLSALDHLVETGKVRYIGASTMAGWQFTKALYRSDIEDYERFTCMQPEYNLVDRHEEENLLPVCDAEGVGVIPWSPLGGGFLTGKYHRDEDVTEGRATSDEYTEERFTDENWAVLDEVRAIAEEKGVSAAQVSLAWLLHKPVVDSPIIGPRTEDHLVENVASLDVSLSDEELERLESPKSPVWSREIANI; encoded by the coding sequence ATGACCGAGATGCAGTACACGAAACTGGGGAGCACGGGTCTCGAAGTGTCGCGGCTCTGTCTGGGCTGTATGAACTTCGGGAGCGAACACGAGTGGATGATGAACGACGAGGAGGCCAGCCTCGATCTCATCGACCGGGCGCTGGAACTGGGCATCAACTTCCTCGACACTGCGAACGTCTACTCCCACGGCGAAAGCGAGGAGATCGTCGGCAAGGCCATCGAGGGGCGCAACCGCGACGAACTCGTGATCGCCACGAAGGTGTTCGGCGGGATGGGGGAGTACCCGAACGGGCAGGGACTCTCCCGGAAGCACATCCTCGATCAAGCGGAGGCCAGCCTCGACCGACTCGGAACGGACTACATCGACCTGTATCAGATCCACCGCTGGGACGAGACCACGCCGATCGATGAGACGCTCTCGGCGCTCGACCACCTCGTCGAGACGGGGAAGGTCCGCTACATCGGTGCGAGCACGATGGCGGGGTGGCAGTTCACGAAGGCGCTGTACCGAAGCGACATCGAGGACTACGAGCGCTTTACCTGCATGCAACCGGAGTACAACCTCGTGGACCGCCACGAGGAGGAGAACCTCCTGCCCGTGTGTGACGCGGAAGGCGTCGGCGTCATCCCGTGGTCGCCGCTTGGTGGCGGGTTCCTGACCGGGAAGTACCACCGTGACGAGGACGTTACCGAAGGGCGAGCGACGAGCGACGAGTACACCGAGGAGCGGTTCACCGACGAGAACTGGGCCGTGTTGGACGAGGTTCGTGCCATCGCCGAGGAAAAAGGCGTCTCGGCCGCGCAGGTCAGTCTCGCGTGGCTGCTCCACAAGCCCGTCGTGGATTCGCCCATCATCGGCCCACGAACGGAAGACCATTTGGTCGAGAACGTCGCGTCGCTCGACGTTTCGCTCTCGGACGAGGAACTGGAGCGACTCGAATCGCCGAAATCGCCGGTGTGGTCCCGCGAGATAGCCAATATCTGA
- a CDS encoding extracellular solute-binding protein: MVGVNDHDRDRRRDGVSRRTFVKAAGVSGTAVGLAGCIGQGKSANSNVVKFAADSDAADQQKPINDALHEAGLSKDIHVEILPGSSNTDVRQAQYQRWLSADLAEPDMLMMDSGWALTFIARRQVMNLSENLPEDLTKKVNKDYFQASVQTAKSNDDDLYAIPIFPDFPTMLYRKDLVKKAGFSPDEEDWATNSISWKKFSKVVKKVKDQNDLKYGYTFQANIYEGLSCCDFNEFMTSWGGSFFGSHDNLFGPIGKRPVTVDEKPVLDSIKMIRTFIHGSGGSGTLQGYEGGIAPTAVLSWTEDTSMAPFTNEQAVAHRNWPYAIVTNGADDVFGKDLGVMPIPYGVKPDEAKYKGTGGPAAALGGWHMVVNPNTPKQKQTFEVIRAMMQPSVKLKMFQILGWIPPEPQLLKSKQAKQVPVIGRYVNQLRIAGQNAVPRPVTAVWPQESGKIAQQVHAAYANEASPESAMSTLKSQLSQIENYNK; the protein is encoded by the coding sequence ATGGTGGGTGTTAACGACCATGATAGAGATCGCCGGCGGGACGGCGTCTCCCGGCGGACTTTCGTAAAGGCCGCCGGAGTCTCCGGAACCGCCGTCGGTCTCGCTGGCTGTATCGGCCAAGGGAAATCGGCCAACTCCAACGTCGTCAAATTTGCCGCCGATTCGGACGCGGCCGACCAGCAAAAGCCGATAAACGATGCGCTTCACGAAGCTGGTCTGTCGAAGGATATCCACGTCGAAATCCTTCCCGGTTCGAGCAACACCGACGTCCGTCAGGCCCAGTATCAACGGTGGCTCTCGGCGGATCTGGCCGAACCGGACATGTTGATGATGGACAGCGGTTGGGCGCTGACGTTCATCGCTCGGAGGCAGGTGATGAACCTCAGCGAAAACCTTCCGGAGGACCTGACGAAGAAAGTTAACAAGGACTACTTCCAGGCCAGCGTCCAAACGGCGAAATCCAACGACGACGACCTGTACGCGATACCGATCTTCCCGGATTTCCCGACGATGCTGTATCGAAAGGACCTCGTGAAGAAGGCAGGGTTCAGCCCCGACGAGGAGGACTGGGCGACGAACTCGATTTCGTGGAAGAAGTTTTCCAAGGTCGTCAAGAAGGTCAAAGACCAGAACGACCTCAAATACGGATACACGTTCCAAGCCAACATCTACGAAGGGCTCTCGTGCTGTGACTTCAACGAGTTCATGACTTCCTGGGGCGGGTCGTTTTTCGGCTCGCACGACAACCTGTTCGGTCCCATCGGCAAGCGACCGGTGACCGTCGACGAAAAACCGGTCCTCGATTCCATCAAGATGATTCGGACCTTCATCCACGGGTCGGGCGGTTCGGGGACGTTACAGGGCTACGAAGGAGGTATCGCCCCGACGGCCGTTCTCTCGTGGACCGAGGACACGTCGATGGCTCCGTTCACCAACGAGCAAGCGGTCGCACACCGCAACTGGCCGTACGCTATCGTCACCAACGGGGCGGACGACGTGTTCGGCAAGGACCTCGGCGTCATGCCGATTCCGTACGGCGTCAAGCCGGACGAGGCGAAGTACAAGGGAACCGGCGGCCCCGCTGCCGCCCTCGGTGGCTGGCATATGGTCGTCAACCCGAACACCCCGAAACAAAAGCAGACTTTCGAGGTCATTCGGGCGATGATGCAACCGTCGGTCAAGTTGAAGATGTTCCAAATCCTCGGGTGGATTCCGCCGGAGCCACAACTGCTCAAATCGAAGCAGGCGAAGCAGGTTCCCGTCATCGGAAGATACGTGAATCAGCTCCGCATCGCCGGACAGAATGCGGTTCCACGACCGGTCACGGCGGTCTGGCCACAGGAATCGGGAAAGATCGCTCAACAGGTGCACGCGGCGTACGCCAACGAGGCCTCGCCGGAATCCGCGATGTCCACCCTGAAAAGCCAGTTGAGTCAAATTGAAAACTACAACAAGTAA
- a CDS encoding carbohydrate ABC transporter permease: MAAEEPTEHGLREQPRSGAYAGAVRWIESLSETQFAYLLLIPALLLLAVIAFWPLLRTFEMSLHADSIRGAAQLGEFVGFENYANLLTGKLDTVALPQPFIDLSSPFKSALIVTFIFTIVSVIFETIVGFGQALVLDQDFRGRRWVRVAIILPWAVPIVIQGMIFYLLFQPGIGFGADILHNLLGYSTTPLVNSPEALSIIIVADVWKTTAFMALLILAGLQSIDRSLYDVAKVAGASRWQQFRMITLPLVFPTVMVAMLFRTIAAMRIYGLIQTMSGCTTVPSLSCLVVTTFSVRRYGTASAIAFVTAAIIGIVVTVYIVKFRESAGGI, encoded by the coding sequence ATGGCAGCTGAAGAACCAACGGAACACGGATTGCGGGAGCAGCCACGATCCGGTGCCTATGCGGGCGCAGTTCGCTGGATAGAGAGCTTGAGCGAGACGCAGTTCGCCTACCTCCTCTTGATTCCCGCGTTGCTGTTGCTCGCCGTCATCGCGTTCTGGCCGCTCCTGCGTACGTTCGAGATGTCATTGCACGCAGACAGCATTCGCGGCGCGGCTCAACTCGGCGAGTTCGTCGGGTTCGAGAACTACGCGAACCTGCTGACGGGGAAACTCGATACGGTTGCCCTACCGCAACCGTTCATCGATCTCAGTTCACCGTTCAAAAGCGCCCTCATCGTCACGTTCATCTTCACCATCGTGAGCGTCATCTTCGAGACCATCGTCGGTTTCGGACAAGCGCTCGTGCTGGACCAGGATTTCCGTGGACGGCGCTGGGTTCGGGTGGCGATTATCCTCCCGTGGGCCGTTCCCATCGTCATCCAAGGGATGATCTTCTACCTGCTCTTCCAACCGGGAATCGGGTTCGGGGCGGATATCCTCCACAACTTGTTGGGCTACTCGACGACGCCGCTGGTCAACAGTCCCGAGGCGTTGTCGATCATCATCGTGGCCGACGTGTGGAAGACGACGGCGTTCATGGCCCTGCTCATCCTCGCCGGACTCCAGAGTATCGACCGGAGCCTCTACGACGTGGCGAAGGTCGCTGGCGCGTCGAGGTGGCAGCAGTTCAGGATGATCACCCTGCCGCTCGTCTTCCCGACCGTGATGGTCGCGATGTTGTTCCGCACCATCGCGGCGATGCGGATTTACGGGCTCATCCAGACCATGTCCGGGTGTACGACCGTTCCCTCGCTGTCCTGTCTCGTCGTCACGACGTTCAGCGTTCGGCGGTACGGGACGGCGTCCGCGATCGCGTTCGTCACGGCGGCCATCATCGGCATCGTCGTGACCGTGTACATCGTGAAATTCCGCGAGAGCGCAGGAGGGATCTAA
- a CDS encoding carbohydrate ABC transporter permease, translating to MAQADETTADGDQPSGLINRWAKGSMQNPDKTYRGLFYLVMVFFLFTTLFPLYWLLVIALTPSNQISDMGLTPKGFNPHVFVEIFQRLPFHVFMFNSFVLALVTTIIVLVLASLAGYVFGRLDFPGRGPLMLLILAISYFPPAAFLIPLFQLFTGNVSILGLSPPMLYNTPGALLLPFSALFMPLSIFILTTFYAQIPDGLEDAARIEGTTRLGALFRVIIPLSAPGVATAGVLTFINVYNEFFFSYLMTDGQAKHWAPLLWGILGYQGQYASFYNLMAAASIVGILPIAILVVIAQEKIVSGLTSGALKE from the coding sequence ATGGCGCAAGCCGATGAAACGACGGCCGATGGGGACCAGCCATCGGGGCTGATCAACCGGTGGGCGAAAGGGTCCATGCAGAATCCGGACAAGACCTACCGCGGGTTGTTCTACCTCGTCATGGTGTTCTTCCTGTTCACCACGCTGTTCCCGCTCTACTGGTTGCTCGTCATCGCGCTGACGCCGAGCAATCAAATCTCCGACATGGGGTTGACTCCGAAGGGATTCAATCCGCACGTGTTCGTGGAGATATTCCAGCGCTTACCGTTCCACGTCTTCATGTTCAACAGCTTCGTGCTCGCGCTGGTGACGACGATCATCGTGTTGGTGCTCGCGAGCCTCGCGGGCTACGTGTTCGGGAGACTCGACTTCCCCGGCCGTGGGCCGCTGATGTTGCTCATCCTCGCGATCTCGTACTTCCCACCGGCGGCGTTCCTCATCCCGCTGTTCCAACTGTTCACGGGGAACGTGAGCATTCTCGGGCTGAGTCCGCCGATGCTCTACAACACGCCGGGAGCGCTGTTGCTCCCGTTCAGCGCCCTGTTCATGCCGCTCTCGATATTCATCCTGACGACGTTCTACGCCCAAATCCCGGACGGGTTGGAGGACGCCGCACGGATCGAGGGTACCACGCGACTGGGCGCGCTGTTCCGCGTCATCATCCCGCTGTCGGCACCCGGCGTCGCCACGGCGGGCGTGCTAACGTTTATCAACGTGTACAACGAGTTCTTCTTCTCGTACCTGATGACGGACGGACAGGCGAAACACTGGGCACCACTTCTGTGGGGCATTCTGGGCTACCAGGGCCAGTACGCATCGTTCTACAACCTCATGGCGGCGGCGAGCATCGTGGGCATCCTGCCCATCGCAATCCTCGTCGTCATCGCGCAGGAGAAAATCGTCAGTGGACTCACCTCTGGCGCACTGAAGGAGTGA
- a CDS encoding ABC transporter ATP-binding protein translates to MGEVNLEHVSKQYDDVTAVDDMNLEIKDGEFITLVGPSGCGKSTTLETIAGLTIPTDGTISIAGREVTTLPPKDRGIAMVFQNIALFPHMDVYDNISFGLRLRKYDTDEVDRRVDRAAEIVQLEGMLDRMPDEMSGGQRQRVAIARAIVRDPEVFLMDEPLANLDAKLRVHMRTELQRLQKELDATIIYVTHDQAEAMTMSDRVAVINQGELQQFDPPLVCYNEPKNLFVAGFIGSPSMNFVEGTIDANGLATEDYHVQFDPGQLSGVAPDDEVTMGVRPEDVYLLDDADDVANPTDTISARTDVLEPMGDEIFVYLLTGGASSEGMDAEADDSHQLLMSVDPDKDIETDQEVEVILDRERIHLFDTETGDAIAHGLEFASVGTGATGTEAEGDD, encoded by the coding sequence ATGGGTGAAGTTAACTTAGAACACGTTTCGAAACAGTACGATGATGTAACGGCAGTCGACGACATGAATCTGGAGATCAAGGACGGCGAGTTCATCACGCTCGTCGGCCCGTCCGGATGTGGGAAATCCACGACCCTAGAGACCATCGCCGGTCTCACGATTCCGACGGATGGGACGATTTCCATCGCCGGACGGGAGGTAACGACCCTCCCGCCGAAGGACCGTGGTATCGCCATGGTGTTCCAGAACATCGCGTTGTTCCCGCACATGGACGTGTACGACAACATCAGCTTCGGGCTTCGGCTCCGGAAGTACGATACGGACGAGGTGGACCGCCGGGTCGACCGGGCGGCCGAAATCGTCCAACTCGAAGGCATGCTCGACCGGATGCCGGACGAGATGTCCGGCGGCCAACGCCAGCGTGTCGCCATCGCGCGCGCCATCGTCCGTGATCCGGAAGTGTTCCTGATGGACGAGCCGCTGGCGAACCTCGACGCCAAACTGCGCGTTCACATGCGGACCGAACTCCAGCGGCTTCAGAAGGAACTCGACGCGACCATCATCTACGTCACGCACGACCAGGCGGAGGCGATGACGATGTCCGACCGCGTCGCGGTCATCAATCAGGGGGAACTCCAGCAGTTCGATCCCCCGCTCGTCTGTTACAACGAACCGAAGAACCTGTTCGTCGCTGGGTTCATCGGCTCGCCGAGCATGAACTTCGTCGAGGGAACGATAGACGCGAACGGGTTGGCGACGGAGGATTACCACGTCCAGTTCGACCCCGGCCAACTCAGCGGTGTCGCGCCGGACGACGAGGTGACGATGGGGGTCCGTCCCGAAGACGTGTACCTCCTCGACGATGCGGACGACGTGGCGAACCCCACGGATACCATCTCGGCCCGAACGGACGTGCTCGAACCGATGGGCGACGAGATATTCGTCTACTTGCTGACGGGCGGCGCGAGTTCGGAGGGGATGGACGCCGAAGCGGACGATTCCCACCAGCTCCTGATGAGCGTGGACCCCGACAAGGACATCGAGACCGACCAGGAAGTGGAGGTCATCCTCGACCGGGAACGCATCCATCTGTTCGATACGGAGACCGGCGACGCCATCGCGCACGGACTGGAGTTCGCCTCGGTCGGAACGGGGGCTACCGGTACGGAAGCGGAGGGGGACGACTGA
- a CDS encoding Gfo/Idh/MocA family protein, whose translation MSASEPVRVGFVGLGNIGHYHADRVTDLRHEIVGGVDINPDARARFAEKYDTRSFESYEELYESDIDAVVVTTPNKFHEEYAISALDAGLDVLLEKPLAHTLESAERIAEAARNAEGFCMVGFHNRFRTPVEVIKGYQDEGRFGKTRHVEANYIRRRGIPGRGSWFTNRDVAGGGALIDIGVHAIDLALHLHDFPNVKEVSGEVRSQFGDRDDYTYLEMWGDDTDSGAFTVDDSVTAFIRCEGGKTISLEVAWAANRSSSEEYFVRGTDAGASFDKHDDSLTIYETSMVGSDHFSDTNVKTRQEDAHKAEQRVFFEAVRDNVAPKMNTIEQALTVQRVIDAVYRSSQDEKAVQLD comes from the coding sequence ATGAGTGCCAGTGAGCCGGTTCGAGTTGGGTTCGTCGGTCTCGGAAATATTGGACATTATCACGCCGACCGCGTCACTGACTTACGCCACGAAATCGTCGGTGGTGTCGATATCAACCCCGACGCGCGCGCCCGATTCGCCGAGAAATACGACACCCGCTCGTTCGAGAGCTACGAGGAACTGTACGAGTCGGACATCGACGCCGTCGTCGTCACGACGCCGAACAAATTCCACGAGGAGTACGCCATCTCCGCGCTCGATGCGGGGCTCGACGTTCTTTTGGAAAAGCCGCTCGCCCACACGCTGGAGAGCGCGGAGCGCATCGCGGAGGCGGCCCGCAACGCCGAGGGATTCTGTATGGTCGGCTTCCACAACCGCTTCCGGACCCCCGTCGAGGTCATCAAGGGCTATCAGGACGAGGGTCGTTTCGGGAAGACGCGCCACGTCGAAGCCAATTACATCCGACGCCGTGGCATCCCCGGCCGTGGCTCCTGGTTCACGAACCGCGACGTCGCCGGCGGCGGTGCCCTCATCGACATCGGCGTTCACGCCATCGACCTCGCGCTTCACCTCCACGACTTCCCGAACGTGAAGGAAGTCAGCGGCGAGGTTCGATCGCAGTTCGGTGACCGAGACGACTACACGTACCTCGAAATGTGGGGCGACGACACGGACTCGGGCGCGTTCACCGTCGATGACTCCGTGACCGCGTTCATCCGTTGTGAGGGCGGCAAGACCATCTCGCTCGAAGTCGCGTGGGCCGCGAACCGCTCGTCGAGCGAGGAGTACTTCGTCCGCGGCACCGACGCGGGCGCGAGCTTCGACAAGCACGACGACTCGCTCACCATCTACGAGACGAGCATGGTCGGGTCCGACCACTTCTCGGACACCAACGTCAAGACTCGTCAGGAGGACGCCCACAAAGCCGAACAGCGCGTCTTCTTCGAAGCGGTTCGGGACAACGTCGCACCGAAGATGAACACCATCGAACAGGCTCTCACGGTCCAGCGCGTCATCGACGCCGTCTACCGCTCGTCACAGGACGAGAAAGCAGTCCAGTTGGACTGA
- a CDS encoding sugar phosphate isomerase/epimerase, with protein sequence MDIGVHTPPLYGESLEDALEYLNDIGVDAIEPGVGGFPGDTHLPRDEYLGDEDAQAELHDLLAEHDMRISALATHNNPIHPDDETAEEADTELREAIELADQLDVGTVTCFSGLPAGGPNDEYPNWITAPWPTEHAEALEYQWEDVAIPYWQELEAFADDHDVDLAIEMHPNMLVHEPAGMLELRQATGERVGANFDPSHLYWQGIDVPEAIRLLGEHDAIHHFHAKDTKVYESQARYKGVLDTTPYTDEADRSWLFRSVGYGHGEEHWKDIVSALRLVEYDGALSIEHEDSLTSSREGLEKAVELLQRAVFRTTPGDAYWAE encoded by the coding sequence ATGGACATCGGCGTTCACACACCACCACTGTACGGCGAATCGCTCGAAGACGCGCTCGAATATCTGAACGACATCGGCGTGGACGCCATCGAACCCGGCGTCGGCGGCTTCCCCGGCGACACGCACCTTCCGCGCGACGAGTACCTGGGCGACGAGGACGCACAGGCGGAACTCCACGACCTGCTCGCCGAGCACGACATGCGCATCAGCGCGCTGGCGACGCACAACAACCCGATCCATCCGGACGACGAGACGGCCGAGGAGGCGGACACGGAACTCCGCGAGGCCATCGAACTCGCCGACCAGTTGGACGTCGGCACCGTCACCTGCTTCTCCGGCCTTCCTGCGGGGGGCCCGAACGACGAGTACCCGAACTGGATCACCGCGCCGTGGCCCACCGAGCACGCCGAGGCGCTCGAATACCAGTGGGAAGACGTGGCGATTCCGTACTGGCAGGAACTGGAGGCGTTCGCCGACGACCACGACGTCGACCTCGCCATCGAGATGCACCCGAACATGCTCGTCCACGAACCCGCCGGGATGCTCGAACTTCGCCAGGCGACGGGCGAGCGCGTCGGCGCGAACTTCGACCCCAGCCACCTCTACTGGCAGGGCATCGACGTTCCCGAGGCTATCCGCCTGCTCGGCGAACACGACGCCATCCACCACTTCCACGCCAAGGACACGAAGGTGTACGAGTCCCAGGCCCGCTACAAGGGCGTCCTCGACACCACGCCGTACACCGACGAAGCGGACCGCTCGTGGCTGTTCCGCTCGGTCGGCTACGGCCACGGTGAAGAACACTGGAAGGACATCGTGAGCGCCCTCCGCCTCGTGGAGTACGACGGCGCGCTCTCCATCGAACACGAGGACTCGCTCACCAGTTCCCGCGAAGGGTTGGAGAAGGCCGTCGAGTTGCTCCAGCGCGCCGTCTTCCGGACCACGCCCGGCGACGCCTACTGGGCGGAATAA
- a CDS encoding NUDIX hydrolase, translated as MPERHIRVSARGLVRRKNHHDENSHLEELLVARDYHPNGESFYYPLGGGVEFGEHSEDALHREFDEELGVSLSNVREVGTYEEVFTTDGQKQHEVWRVYQANIAESWPYEEDEFSGYEAELDEEIECVWLSPTVFSEGEETLYPEPLVADL; from the coding sequence ATGCCCGAACGACACATCCGCGTCTCGGCGCGCGGTCTGGTTCGCCGTAAAAATCACCACGACGAAAACTCTCACCTCGAAGAACTCCTCGTCGCCCGCGACTACCACCCGAACGGCGAGTCGTTTTACTACCCGCTCGGCGGCGGCGTCGAATTCGGCGAACACAGCGAGGACGCCCTTCACCGCGAGTTCGACGAGGAGTTGGGCGTCTCGCTCTCGAACGTTCGGGAGGTCGGAACGTACGAAGAGGTGTTCACGACCGACGGACAGAAACAGCACGAAGTGTGGCGCGTCTACCAAGCGAACATCGCGGAGTCGTGGCCGTACGAGGAGGACGAGTTCTCGGGCTACGAAGCAGAATTGGACGAAGAAATCGAGTGCGTCTGGCTGTCCCCGACCGTGTTTTCCGAGGGAGAGGAGACGCTCTACCCCGAACCGCTCGTCGCGGATTTGTGA